One region of Chanodichthys erythropterus isolate Z2021 chromosome 17, ASM2448905v1, whole genome shotgun sequence genomic DNA includes:
- the omgb gene encoding oligodendrocyte-myelin glycoprotein has product MERIRTAHINSASMPANLLLLLLFGVRVLAICPPMCTCSRGHRVVDCSARGLGILPDSLQHNIHFLNLSHNRLQDLDGLLNHFDHLRTLDISYNHLHHLPVGLPRALWDIRASGNYIRQLEKNDTAYHWNLQNLDLSHNLLERVVLINNTLSNLQALNLSHNKFWTVPTNMPYNLEIVDLSHNYLLQILPGSLDRLPRLSRFYLHANRFTSLSEGVFNQLDGLQLLTLGDNPWACEDEENINHLLTWMQQTPAKVLGCPCYTRPTCGEVHMATRRTWNSAAFTEPPLGADARHPIHRAPMQTVTSGSLSKSAQLNVAHNPSPVNTSGAGVQVLIMGGGFLTSTPHSLSTQSSTTIRTRSTKKVLPGRARSTSHQIHICSFETTILGLLCTVFIPSAL; this is encoded by the coding sequence GACAGCCCACATCAACTCTGCCTCCATGCCGGCTAACCTGTTGCTCCTCCTCCTATTTGGGGTGCGTGTGCTGGCCATTTGCCCACCAATGTGCACCTGTAGCAGAGGCCATAGAGTGGTAGACTGCTCTGCCAGAGGATTGGGTATACTTCCCGACAGTCTGCAACACAACATTCATTTCCTCAACTTGTCTCATAACCGGCTCCAAGATCTTGATGGGCTCCTCAATCATTTTGACCACTTAAGAACTTTGGACATCTCCTATAACCATCTGCACCACCTTCCTGTAGGTCTGCCGAGAGCTCTTTGGGATATACGTGCCTCTGGAAACTACATCCGTCAATTGGAAAAGAATGATACGGCCTACCACTGGAACCTTCAGAATCTAGACTTGTCACACAACTTGCTGGAGCGTGTGGTCTTAATTAACAATACGTTGTCCAATCTCCAAGCTCTCAATCTAAGTCACAACAAATTCTGGACTGTCCCGACAAACATGCCCTACAATTTGGAGATTGTGGACCTTTCTCACAACTACTTGTTGCAGATCCTACCTGGCTCACTGGATCGCCTTCCCAGACTGTCAAGATTCTATCTGCATGCTAATCGTTTTACCTCATTAAGTGAAGGTGTCTTCAATCAACTAGATGGACTGCAGCTCCTCACACTAGGAGACAACCCATGGGCTTGTGAGGATGAAGAAAATATAAACCATTTGCTGACTTGGATGCAACAAACCCCTGCGAAAGTCTTGGGCTGCCCCTGCTACACCAGGCCCACATGTGGAGAGGTACACATGGCTACTAGGAGAACCTGGAACTCAGCCGCATTTACAGAGCCGCCACTGGGTGCTGACGCCCGTCATCCTATCCACCGAGCTCCAATGCAGACAGTTACTTCTGGATCCCTGTCCAAGTCAGCCCAGTTGAACGTAGCTCACAATCCAAGCCCTGTTAATACCTCTGGGGCAGGCGTGCAGGTACTAATCATGGGTGGAGGATTTCTCACATCAACTCCACATAGCCTGTCCACACAGTCAAGCACAACAATTCGAACACGTAGCACCAAGAAGGTCCTTCCAGGCAGAGCTCGCAGCACAAGCCATCAAATCCACATATGCAGCTTTGAAACCACCATTTTGGGCCTTTTATGTACAGTTTTCATCCCAAGTGCTTTGTGA